The following proteins come from a genomic window of Pichia kudriavzevii chromosome 1, complete sequence:
- a CDS encoding uncharacterized protein (PKUD0A04580) has product MTSIRPQATVVSVDDMGLTSVLSGHHEKIIVNHTVDHDEAVILALGYKQEFKREFSLLTTFGVSFSVLGLLPSIASTLWYSLAYAGNAGITWGYLIGMTGVLGVACSMAEISSAFPTSGGLYYATAMLAPPKYKALLSWIVGWSNYFVQITGAPSVAYGGSSMILALKQIIDPDYEIQDWQNYLLTVALTFVAAIVASLPTKWIAWINSCSTVLNLVFLFISFVVILGGNNRKAQGLPKFNTDKIAWKLDNLTDWPDGICILLSFMAVIWTMSGFDSPFHLAEECSNAQVATPRAIVLTAVVGGLLGFVFQLAMAYTIVDVEAAVNDDLGQPYIAFLNQVLDRPSVMCLASFAIILAFSMTFSCMIAASRVLFSYSRDNCFPLSKYWARVSPLTQTPVNAVWMNWFIGVLLLTLMFGGVAIDAIFSVGAIGSFISFTVPTLLRITYARNTFKPGPWNLGKWSYASGWLAVSYTTLMIPILCFPQYRGSNNTPQLMNWTVLVYWGSMFLAIAWYFIYAHKIYHGPKSNLGDAIVDEVDESNVIDAIVSKGGEVRYASEEVSNEKSENV; this is encoded by the coding sequence ATGACTTCTATACGACCACAAGCTACTGTTGTCTCTGTTGATGACATGGGACTCACATCAGTCCTCTCTGGACATCACGAAAAAATCATTGTCAATCATACAGTCGACCATGATGAAGCGGTTATTCTAGCCTTGGGTTACAAGCAAGAGTTCAAGAGAGAGTTTTCATTGCTGACTACCTTTGGTGTCTCATTCTCGGTGTTGGGTCTTCTCCCCTCTATTGCCTCGACTCTATGGTACTCTTTGGCATATGCCGGCAATGCAGGAATCACCTGGGGGTATTTGATTGGTATGACTGGTGTTTTAGGGGTTGCTTGCTCAATGGCTGAAATCTCCTCGGCCTTCCCAACTTCCGGTGGTTTATACTATGCTACGGCCATGCTAGCACCTCCCAAATATAAGGCATTATTATCATGGATTGTTGGTTGGTCTAACTATTTTGTCCAAATTACAGGTGCTCCCTCTGTTGCGTATGGTGGCTCGTCGATGATTCTCGCATTGAAGCAAATCATTGATCCCGATTACGAAATCCAGGATTGGCAAAATTACCTATTAACAGTTGCCCTGACCTTTGTTGCAGCTATAGTGGCATCTTTACCTACTAAATGGATTGCATGGATTAATTCTTGCTCTACTGTCCTCAACCTTGTCTTTTTATTTATCTCCTTCGTGGTCATTTTAGGTGGTAACAACAGGAAGGCACAGGGTTTGCCAAAGTTCAATACAGATAAGATTGCTTGGAAATTGGATAATTTGACAGATTGGCCAGATGGTATTTGTATATTATTGTCCTTCATGGCTGTTATCTGGACAATGTCCGGGTTTGATTCGCCTTTCCATCTAGCAGAAGAATGTTCAAATGCTCAAGTGGCTACTCCTAGGGCAATCGTCTTGACTGCCGTCGTTGGGGGACTACTAGGATTTGTATTTCAATTGGCAATGGCATATACGATTGTGGATGTTGAGGCTGCAgtcaatgatgatttggGACAGCCTTATATCGCCTTTCTAAATCAAGTCTTGGACAGACCGTCGGTAATGTGTCTAGCTTCATTTGCAATTATTCTCgcattttcaatgacatTTTCTTGCATGATTGCCGCTTCCCGTGTCCTTTTCTCTTATTCAAGAGACAACTGTTTCCCATTGTCCAAGTATTGGGCTCGGGTGTCGCCTTTGACTCAAACCCCCGTCAATGCAGTTTGGATGAATTGGTTCATTGGTGTCCTTTTATTGACGTTGATGTTTGGTGGTGTTGCAATTGATGCGATTTTCTCCGTGGGTGCTATTGgttcttttatttcattCACAGTGCCAACGTTGTTAAGAATCACGTATGCCAGAAACACCTTCAAGCCGGGGCCTTGGAATTTGGGTAAGTGGAGTTACGCCTCAGGTTGGCTTGCAGTGTCTTACACCACTTTGATGATTCCTATTCTATGTTTCCCTCAATATAGAGGATCAAACAATACTCCACAACTAATGAACTGGACGGTTTTGGTTTATTGGGGTTCAATGTTCCTTGCAATCGCCTGGTACTTTATATATGCTCATAAGATTTACCATGGTCCAAAGAGCAATTTGGGCGATGCGATTGTCGACGAAGTAGATGAAAGTAACGTCATTGATGCTATTGTCTCCAAAGGTGGAGAAGTTAGATACGCTAGTGAAGAAGTCTCCAATGAGAAAAGTGAAAATGTATAA
- a CDS encoding uncharacterized protein (PKUD0A04600; similar to Saccharomyces cerevisiae YHR063C (PAN5); ancestral locus Anc_5.334) — translation MSVYILGAGGVGTLLASSLTKQFAVNFIVRNQAKIEHLRKTGNAFQIKRLYDNDRVLDYRIKSAVTAHDIPDEHIEFLLVSVKGFDTIKSLSPLLAKINEKTRILLVQNGMGVVDELYGTLWKDKSKRPIIYQGVISHGVWQPQEWANTYNYNHAGYGSLKVCQIPRELSNPTESGQIEEDDVINALLKSDLNVSTHTYKELLVYQIQKLLVNSCMNSTTSIVDVINGGLANIEEVDTLFTSIVDEGLRILYEAYPSLQSSPLAKELLNTKPLVEFVKHVGFGVNGKNSTSMRQDVLNLRKTEIDYINGHIVSKAHELGKEAPVNSTIKTLVNLKAKVLINQAGK, via the coding sequence ATGTCCGTTTACATCCTAGGCGCCGGTGGTGTGGGCACCCTCCTTGCGTCCTCGTTGACAAAACAGTTCGCAGTGAACTTCATTGTGAGAAACCAAGCTAAAATTGAACACTTGAGGAAGACAGGCAACGCATTCCAGATAAAACGCTTGTATGATAACGATAGGGTTTTAGATTATCGGATCAAATCCGCAGTCACTGCACATGACATTCCAGACGAACACATTGAGTTTTTGCTGGTCTCGGTGAAAGGATTTGACACCATCAAGTCGTTGTCTCCATTATTGGCGAAAATCAACGAAAAGACCAGAATCTTACTCGTGCAGAACGGGATGGGAGTGGTGGACGAGTTATATGGTACGCTATGGAAGGACAAATCCAAGAGACCGATTATATACCAAGGTGTGATTTCTCACGGGGTTTGGCAACCACAAGAATGGGCAAACACTTACAATTACAATCACGCAGGTTACGGGAGTTTGAAAGTGTGTCAAATTCCGAGGGAGTTATCTAATCCTACCGAAAGTGGCCagattgaagaagatgacgTTATCAATGCCTTGCTGAAGAGTGATTTGAATGTCAGCACGCATACCTATAAAGAACTCTTGGTTtaccaaatccaaaaactGTTGGTTAATTCATGCATGAactcaacaacatcaattGTCGACGTCATCAATGGTGGTTTGGCAAACATTGAAGAGGTGGACACACTTTTCACCtcaattgttgatgaaggCCTGAGAATCCTATATGAGGCATATCCTTCATTGCAATCTTCACCATTAGCAAAAGAACTGCTGAACACCAAACCCCTAGTTGAGTTTGTCAAACATGTTGGGTTTGGAGTTAATGGGAAAAACTCCACCAGTATGAGACAGGATGTGCTCAACTTGAGGAAAACGGAAATCGACTATATCAATGGCCATATTGTTAGTAAGGCACATGAGTTGGGAAAAGAGGCTCCTGTTAATAGTACCATCAAAACCTTAGTCAATTTGAAAGCAAAGGTTCTAATCAACCAAGCTGGCAAATAA
- a CDS encoding uncharacterized protein (PKUD0A04610; similar to Saccharomyces cerevisiae YML060W (OGG1); ancestral locus Anc_4.321) — MTITWQKLLLPPNEIDLNTLLRCGQAFRWRKINNVWSCALNNQILLLRETDQDDTHILEYTTLDGSFPNMDTTKFIHSYFNTFTSNLELYKQWREKDTYFPVKSEGSTIMGVRILSQDPWETLLSFIISSNNNIKRISQLCEVLCIAYGKEVGYYQNLPYFTFPKPIEFLPINDPKELSSKHIETLEYELRGLGFGYRAKYISKTVRLMIENPEFWETLNNDNSWSEDGDEKCIEFLRQFPGVGPKVADCVALMGCKRHDLVPVDTHVWNILRSTYRKEFEKWVDSLSIKEEEGEDGAKKLTTKDKARTSEIPKSSLKRSLFNKAVDVKIYPFVKRFFREYWGVKAGWAQSVVFSEMVKLDNGINDVEEYEKLLDKVRSFKGDGFKRRKI; from the coding sequence ATGACAATAACTTGGCAGAAGTTGCTTTTACCACCTAACGAAATCGATCTCAATACTCTGCTACGATGTGGACAAGCGTTTCGTTGGAGGAAAATCAATAATGTTTGGTCATGCGCTTTAAATAATCAGATATTATTGCTCAGGGAGACAGACCAAGATGATACTCATATCTTAGAATACACTACATTGGATGGTAGCTTCCCCAATATGGATACTACTAAATTCATCCATTCTTATTTCAATACATTCACATCGAACCTTGAACTTTACAAGCAATGGAGAGAAAAAGACACGTATTTCCCAGTAAAGTCAGAAGGATCAACGATTATGGGAGTTAGGATCTTATCACAAGACCCTTGGGAGACGCTACTATCGTTTataatatcttcaaataacaACATCAAGAGGATTTCCCAATTATGTGAGGTTCTCTGTATAGCATATGGAAAAGAAGTCGGGTATTATCAGAATCTACCATATTTTACATTTCCGAAACCAATCGAATTTCTACCAATTAATGATCCAAAAGAATTGAGTTCGAAGCACATAGAAACGTTAGAATATGAATTAAGAGGATTAGGGTTTGGATATCGTGCAAAGTACATATCGAAAACAGTCAGATTGATGATTGAAAACCCAGAGTTTTGGGAGACTTTAAATAATGACAATTCATGGTCGGAAGATGGAGATGAGAAGTGCATCGAGTTTTTGAGGCAATTCCCTGGAGTAGGACCTAAAGTTGCGGATTGTGTAGCCTTAATGGGGTGTAAAAGGCATGATTTGGTGCCTGTGGACACACACGTATGGAACATACTGAGGTCGACATATAGAAAGGAGTTTGAGAAATGGGTGGACTCCTTGAGtattaaagaagaagaaggagaagatggtGCTAAAAAATTGACCACCAAAGACAAAGCTAGAACTTCCGAAATTCCCAAATCATCGTTGAAGAGATCATTATTTAATAAAGCTGTCGATGTCAAAATATATCCTTTTGTGAAACGATTCTTCAGAGAATACTGGGGCGTAAAAGCCGGGTGGGCCCAAAGCGTTGTTTTCTCTGAAATGGTCAAACTGGATAATGGGATTAACGACGTAGAAGAATATGAGAAACTGTTGGATAAAGTTCGAAGTTTTAAAGGAGATGGctttaaaagaagaaaaatttaa